TTTTTAGAGCCTCCAGGCACACAGAATTGGCTGTCAATGTCCCAAACGTTTTTCCCACTCTCATTCTTTAGATAATCCAGTACTTTCTCGTGGTTGTTTCGATGAATACTTGGTAAATGAAGTTTGGCGATTAGCTGAAGAGGTGCTTGCAGCTTCTTCAGTTATTTCTTCAATTGCCACACCTGTGAAATAACGAGCAAATAGAAGTGTAAGCATTAAAGACACAGACACAGACACAgacacatacatatacatattatatatatgtgagagAGAATATCCATAAGAAAATGCAAAATATAGGATGTTAAATTTACCTTGAGGTGCCTGATGACTGCCTTCTCTAGCCAATCTTTCCTCAGCATCCCTACATTAACAATTGACATCACTAACTACCACGGCGCATTCAAACAAAAAGTGACTTATCAGCAATTTTATGAATAATGGTTAATAACTAAACTACATAccataaaagaaaagagaaaaataaacgACAATTACAAAATGCACCTAACGTGTCCCAGCCAATAATAATCATGACATGTGTTGGTGCATAACTACTTCAAAGGTGAATGCACCTGACTACAACTTATCCCGTGTTTCCACAATCTTAACTCAAATAAATCATACCTCAATACATCAGCAACTGTTTCATCACCAGGGTAAACTTCATGTGCCTTGCTCAAATCCGAGATGGCATCCTAATAAATTGCAGAAAGTTATAAAGCAAACACATGTGCAGATTATTCCAGAATTTGAAAATGCATGCTTGACCTATATGCATATAAAACCCACTTCTAGTTGGCCCAGTTCTTTGTATGCTTGACCTCTTCGGTAAAGAGCTTTGACATTCTTTCCATCATCTGACAAAACCAGAAATAAAAATTGGTAAGTTCAGCTAGATAGAAGATGGAAGACGCAAActattatatactaaatatacaAAGAACATCTATCTGTTTATTTAATTAGTAGCCTAGTCTAGTGACATTAAAGagtgtttttttttcatattatattgGGATGAGGATAATAACTTGAgaatataatttatgataaaacCTATAGTACTGTACCatgaaataaaggaaaaactGGAATCTTCGTACCTCAGAGCCTTCTttcatacatttatcatattgCCTTGTTTTCAAGTATCAGGACATCAGATTAAGAGAGCAtgccaataaaagtgttcttcCATGGGAGGAAGGAATTCCTTTAAGGTTTTTCTTTGCCTAATATTGTGGAAGAGGAAATGAAgattttaattaatgacaataaaatacaaataagctgagataaattttaagaaaaaaatgaaatataaatcgCTGGCTTACAAGCAAATATTTCTCAGAGGCATCATCAAACCTCCCCTGCTTATGAAGCTCATTCCCCTAGAAAACATATAGATATACTCGCATGTCTGATGCTAGTTAATAAGAGAAAAGAGTAAATAAACCAGAAATATGACAGGGTGAACCATAAATTAAAGTTATAAGACATTGTTTCCGTTCTTCTGTTATTTGAAAATAATTCCATGGTGAAAAAGTCTTCTCAAGATTCAATGTGTAAAGTTAGTAATAATAATACCATTAGTTTTTGGAAACTGATTAACAGAACGAAAGCCATGCACTCAAGCAGCAATTGAGGAAATCATATTTTATTCGATCACAAGTTGCACCCCTAGCACTGAATTGCCTCCACATTTGAGTCATAATTGAATAGTATCCATACACAAATGATGTCTGGTTTCTTCACATACACCTCACATTCATATATTTGACTAACATATTTAAGTTATGCAAATGCAACCCAATGATCATGTAAACCCGACAGTATGATATTATCTCATCAAAGGTTTTACAATGTATCCAGTTCTGTAAAACTTCTAAAAGAAAGAGTATCGCAACTTCTTTCAGCATCAAGGCTCCTACTGCGTTCTCTCTTTGTTTAAGAATGTGGAGAAAAAATCTCTTTCATGATGGACATATATTTTATCTGAGCGATTGAAAATCAACAGCAATGATGTGATTTTAGATGGTAATAAAACACCTGGTTCTTCAACATCTGAGCTGCACTTAATTCATAACTGATCTGAGCAACAGCATGGGTACGCATGGGAGCTATCTCTTCAGGCAATGCATAGTCATTTTCTCACCAATTTCCGCCATCTCCTCTGGTCGAGTGTGCTTTAACTGTTCTGCAGCAAGTCTCATGGTCTTCATGCTTTCTGAGGCCATTCTCATCAGATTAGGATTAGACATCATCTGCATTGCGCCAACGCCATTAAATCCACAATAAAACAACTACTAATGTTTAATGTTGGTTGTTAAAAAAATACTCAAGAACTTTCAATTTCAGTTATTTCAACGAGTGAACCAGTTCAGCTAAAACCTACTACTCACAACTAAACCTAGCAAATTAtggataaattaaatttatttcaaagtCATAAGAAATTCAGATATATTACCACACTAATTGTGcaccagaaaagaaagaaagaaaaactattTCCATGAAAAAAGGGTCACtaacgtaaaaaaaaaataaaaatcctacaCGGGTTTagtaaattctaaaaaaaacacAACAATTCGCAACTGCAAAAGGCATTAAATTTATTCAGGCCTCAATCCGCCTCAATTAAACCCGTATCTGACACCTtgtatatgagtttagttatagTTAATTGTATAAATTTAACGGTTGATATAGTTGTTAATTGTATAAATTTAACGGTTGATATagttgtattttaaaaaaaaattattttattaagaaattttaatataatatgaattttgatattatttataataatattggaaattttatatatttatattccaataagttatattttttataaagtttattttattaatattttgatatagttaTATTTTCTCGTATTCTATTTATTAATTCTCTTCGTTATAGGATAACATGGAAagaccatataaagcttttggAGCAAAAAAGGAAAAGATTAATTGGATAATGGTAGAGTGAAAGGAAATTGGAAGGATAAAAAATTgaaagtataaaaaattaaaaactatggaTAACATAAATTTTGTTtctagagagaaaaaaaaaaggaaaatgaaaagaaagaaaataaaatatttaaaaaatacataattttaaattaatatatacgTCTTCCTCCTCATCCtattttaacaagattaattttatacattaaaataaaaaataatcattcctcttattttcttttctcacaCATTTTCTTTCCAATAaagcatattttaaaatttattttctttccactttcACTCCCTCCTTTCATCCATTCATTTTTTAATCTAACCAAGCACACATTACGGTGAAGCTCATAGATGGCAGCATAATTTCAAATCCTGTAGTTCTTCAATTTTAAGATGTCCTAGCCatcttttattttggtttttcttttgttCTATAAGAACCATCAATGTCTTCAGAATACCCTTAGAAAGGGAATAGCAATtagtatataattaaaatacaaacaAGTACATCAACGAGATGGAATAGTTAATTACACCAGAAATTGCACGCATATTTCACAGGATTTTGAGTTGTGAATTAATGTGGAAAATATCAGGAGCCTGTTAAAAACAAGGATTTAACAGACACTTCAATGTTCCGATTCTAACAAACTCTTAGCCTCCTCGAAAGTTGCCCAAACACTTTGTAATTCTGCTCCCAGTTTTTCGGATAACAAACCTGAATGAGACAACCATTGCTCTACCTTCTTGCCAGATGTGGCTCTCATTATTTGTAGCTGTTCTAATCTCCTTGACTCAAGCTTCAATTCTTCATCAATGGCCTTCATCTCCGCTTCTGTCAGATCCACATAAAAATACTCTGCTGGTATTCCAAGATCAAGTTATCGATTTCAGCTTTCCCATTCTCTGCAATTTCGAGGAGGGTATTTTTCTCTTGGATTGCACTTTCCATGGCAAACTTCAATTCCTCCACTGACTTTGATCCTTTCTGTATTTCCATTGAAACACCTTCCATGTCTTTTTCTACCTTCATCAGTTTCTTGTTCAAATCCTGGAATCTCATTTTAATGGCTGCCAAGCTTTCACGTGATGACTTGATCTCATTTTGGAGCTTGCTTTTCTCTTCTTCAGTCTTCAGTAACTCAGTAGCTTTGCCACCTAAACATAAGTTTCTCTGGGAGGGGTCAACTTTATCCAAGTTATCAATGGCAAATAAAACCTTGTCATTCTCTTGTCTATTACTTTCTTCCTCAAGTTTTGATTTCAACAACACAATGTTGCTCCTTGTTGCGGATTCAGATTCCCGTATCTTACTCAACAACACCTCGATTTCCGCCTTTGACTTCTTAAGATTGGCTAGTTCGTCTTTCTTGTTATCCAAGTATGACAATGAGGCATTTAATCTCATCCTTGCTCGAGCTTCTCGCTGTTCGAAGTAAGCAACCGAAGAAGAAAAGTTTGAAAGAGAGTATTTGAGTGCTGATAACTTGCTGTCAGTTaaagcttttctttcttttgtttctgaAGAAATGATTGCAACAGATTCAAGGTGTCGTTGTTTCTCCTCTATCCCACTTTCTGTTACTTCTATTTCTCTGGAAAGGTTATCAATCTCACAGAATGATTTCTCAAGGGAACAAAATTCGTTAACTGTCTTGGCGGaatatgaaagcttttcaagtGCCTGTTTCAGAATTGCTCTTGCAGAATTTAAATCTTCTGACAACTTTGCAGCAGTAGTATCTTGGTCTATTTCCATGTAATTCCCTGCTTCTGATTGAAGATCGGAATGCACATCTTTGACACTTGAGATCACTTCAATAGCACCAAGCATATTCAACTCTAGACTTTCACCTGCATCCTGCTTAAGTGAGCAAAGGGGAGCAGTTCCACCCTCTAAATCCTTTGAGTCAAATTGGACATGAGGTTTATCCAAGCTGTCTTCCCCTCCATCAAATTCAACTAGCTTTTCAGGGCATTCGAATTCTCTAGGCTCCATTCTGTTTGGAGTTCCTGAAGAAGAAAACATTCTTTTGAACTCATCTCTCTCCTGCATTGCCCTTTCATACAAACccatcaatttttcattttcttcatgCATTTCCGTTAGCTGTTGCTCGAGGTTATCAACAACTTTCTTCAACTCGACCTGTTTTTCTTCACAATTTTCATGTAAAGCAGCATCAGTGTGGTCCGTAGTGTCATTTTCATTAATTTCACCTTCATTTGAACCTTTATAATTTCTTTCAGCAGCATTCTGTTCATATAATTCAAGGAGCTGCTTGTTATCCTCAACATAGCTCTTAAGCTTTGATCGTAATTCTTCGTTCTCTTGAGATAACTTAAATGCTCTCTCATGAGCTTCAGCTTCTCTCTGACTTGCAGCTGCTATGGCATCAACCATTGTTTTAAGCTCCAGTTGGTCATTAAGTTTGATAGTTGGCACATCTGCTGGTGATGAACGAACCACTGTTTGCTGTACTGCTTCTTTCTCCAATCTTGAAGACCGTTCTTCTTCAAGCTTGTTAAGTAGCTCACTGACATACCTGCAATATTGATAATTATTTTGATGGTAAAGCATATCAATATATGATACTGCATGACTGTTTCTTCGAATTGTACATCTCTTAAGCTATGACATACCTCTCTAACTCTTCCTTCTCATCAAGACAAAATTCAAGTTTTTTCTGGAGTACATCCATTTCCGCCTTGTTGTGAATTGCCTGTTAAACAAACATTTATCGATCACATGAAATCCATCTTTTACCAAAAGAACAGCTTCAAAGAAATAGTTCATCCAGGTATAGCTACCTGCATTCTAAGGAATTCGTTTTCCTCCTTAAGGTTAGAGCCCCAAGCTGAATCCTGCTCCTGTTTTCAGTATATCAAAATTTCTTTTTCAGGCAAGAAATATGTAATAATAGATATTTTGTGGAAGAAGACCCATTGCAGAAGataataggttttttttttctgttcaaATTCAGACATCCTATTTGCTGCCATAATCTTATGTCTCACAAGCCTCTTGCCACTAGGTCAAGAGATTATTGGCAATTTCAAAGATTACATTACTTAGAAATATGTAAAGTTAAGAATCTTTACTCCAAGTGGACAAAAAAATTTGTCAAAAGATGTAGGATTATTTAAAAGTTAAGAATCTAGCTCACAGTTGTATTCATTCAGGTTATAGTGAATTGCAAACAGTTTCCAAGATTACAAGACACATAATGCAAACATATCTTTTGTAGTTTATGCATAAGAGAATAACCACACTAAGATCCTGGAAGACTTAACCAACCTGACTAGAGATCAGTTCATTAAGATCATCATTAACTCCTGACCCTTTAGATTTTGTTTTCTGCATTGCACAAACATTAACCAAGATTTAGAAGATtttcttcacaaaatttaaaatcatcaaaatttaggTCATGACAAAGCTTAGAAAGAACCTCATTCATTAAGGAGTCTGACTCATGCATAAGTTTCCAATCTAGTGCCTCTAGCAACTGCATAATAGTGACTGGAGTAAGCAACGTTTGCACTAAAGACAATATCAACCATGAATTTAGACACTAGAAGAATATTCAAAGAATTTCTTTTTGCACCTTATTGTGTAATGCCTTGATCTGTTCATTCATCATCTCCACTTGGCCTTCATCACAAACGGACTTCAATCTGTGAGTAGCAACAAACATCAGAGACATAATAATATTAGTGTTTGTTTATTCCTGCTCATGCAAAGAAGAAAAATAACATGTAAATAAGCCAAAAGAAGCAAACACTGAAAATTAAATGCAATTATGTAAGAAGTTTTTTATAAACACTTTAGAGAATTGGTTCTTTCAGCATTTACCAATTTATCCTGGCTTGAAGCATTGACTTTTTGGTAGGAAAGATACTGCAGCTTGAAAATAAGTAAATGCTAAGATTTAAACTAGACCTTACTGAATGCAGTACTCTTAAGATGGTTGCATGAACCAATTAAGCA
The genomic region above belongs to Gossypium hirsutum isolate 1008001.06 chromosome D05, Gossypium_hirsutum_v2.1, whole genome shotgun sequence and contains:
- the LOC107906661 gene encoding LOW QUALITY PROTEIN: kinesin-like protein KIN-12E (The sequence of the model RefSeq protein was modified relative to this genomic sequence to represent the inferred CDS: inserted 1 base in 1 codon), with the protein product MPFISDTASAIKSRFGFHNRTSSSESASLLSVRSPPDLLVKSAVRDNSSNFTASTSAIRSIREWEDGLTESTEPAPQSQSFEFREDPSFWKDHNVQVIIRIRPLSSSEISLQGNSKCVRQESCQTITWTGHPESRFTFDLVADEHVSQEGLFKVAGLPMVENCMGGYNSCMFAYGQTGSGKTHTMLGDIEGGTRRHSVNCGMTPRVFEYLFTRIQKEKDTRKDEKLRFTCKCSFLEIYNEQILDLLDPSSTNLQIREDMKKGVHVENLKEIEVTSARDVIQQLIQGAANRKVATTNMNRASSRSHSVFTCIIESKWESQGVTHHRFARLNLVDLAGSERQKSSGAEGERLKEATNINKSLSTLGLVIMNLVNISNGKSLHVPYRDSKLTFLLQDSLGGNAKTTIIANISPANCCSLETLSTLKFAQRAKFIKNNAVVNEDASGDVVAMRLQIQQLKKEVSRLRAFVNGKSENLDNDNLASSIPASPGPFKWECPPGSFSPLTSDKRMSQKKDYEVALVGAFKREREKEAALQALTAENQAAMQLAKQREDEIQSLKMRLRFREAGIKRLEAVASGKISAEAHLLKEKEEYLKEIEVLRAQVDRNQEVTRFALENLRLKEEIRRLKSVCDEGQVEMMNEQIKALHNKLLEALDWKLMHESDSLMNEKTKSKGSGVNDDLNELISSQEQDSAWGSNLKEENEFLRMQAIHNKAEMDVLQKKLEFCLDEKEELERYVSELLNKLEEERSSRLEKEAVQQTVVRSSPADVPTIKLNDQLELKTMVDAIAAASQREAEAHERAFKLSQENEELRSKLKSYVEDNKQLLELYEQNAAERNYKGSNEGEINENDTTDHTDAALHENCEEKQVELKKVVDNLEQQLTEMHEENEKLMGLYERAMQERDEFKRMFSSSGTPNRMEPREFECPEKLVEFDGGEDSLDKPHVQFDSKDLEGGTAPLCSLKQDAGESLELNMLGAIEVISSVKDVHSDLQSEAGNYMEIDQDTTAAKLSEDLNSARAILKQALEKLSYSAKTVNEFCSLEKSFCEIDNLSREIEVTESGIEEKQRHLESVAIISSETKERKALTDSKLSALKYSLSNFSSSVAYFEQREARARMRLNASLSYLDNKKDELANLKKSKAEIEVLLSKIRESESATRSNIVLLKSKLEEESNRQENDKVLFAIDNLDKVDPSQRNLCLGGKATELLKTEEEKSKLQNEIKSSRESLAAIKMRFQDLNKKLMKVEKDMEGVSMEIQKGSKSVEELKFAMESAIQEKNTLLEIAENGKAEIDNLILEYQQSIFXVDLTEAEMKAIDEELKLESRRLEQLQIMRATSGKKVEQWLSHSGLLSEKLGAELQSVWATFEEAKSLLESEH